One Felis catus isolate Fca126 chromosome D2, F.catus_Fca126_mat1.0, whole genome shotgun sequence DNA window includes the following coding sequences:
- the LOC111557048 gene encoding LOW QUALITY PROTEIN: dynein light chain 1, cytoplasmic-like (The sequence of the model RefSeq protein was modified relative to this genomic sequence to represent the inferred CDS: substituted 3 bases at 3 genomic stop codons) has product MLEEMKQDSVRYAPETLEKYDIEKGIVAHIKKYGYXEIVXXEFNPTWHYIVGRNFGSYLTHETQYFIYFYQGQIVFLKTG; this is encoded by the coding sequence ATGTTGGAGGAGATGAAACAGGACTCTGTGAGGTATGCTCCTGAGACACTGGAGAAATATGATATAGAAAAGGGCATTGTGGCCCATATTAAGAAATATGGCTATTAAGAAATAGTGTAATAAGAATTCAACCCCACCTGGCACTACATTGTTGGGAGGAACTTTGGTAGTTACCTCACCCATGAAACCCAATACTTCATCTACTTCTATCAAGGCCAAATAGTCTTTCTTAAAACTGGTTAA